A genomic window from Pagrus major chromosome 23, Pma_NU_1.0 includes:
- the LOC141019836 gene encoding heparan sulfate glucosamine 3-O-sulfotransferase 2-like: MAHRFLSSTNRFSARFAFIFTVSLSCTYLCYSILFCRSTIMTNQGYEGKRCPPSKNAGGKKLLGKLDNCASLEVRSALDGSAAQRGSSDPRDQSKAPASTGSHWADMKLRNMSVAQKYGNKKLPNALIVGVKKGGTRAVLEFIRIHPDVRALGTEPHFFDRNYDRGLDWYRGLMPRTLDSQITLEKTPSYFVTREAPRRISSMSHKTKLIVVVRNPVTRAISDYTQTLSKKPDIPTFEELAFKNKSLGLVDSSWNAIRIGMYILHLENWLQYFRLSQMHFVSGERLITDPAGEMGRVQDFLGLKRIITDKHFYFNRTKGFPCLKKPESSSQPRCLGKSKGRTHVQIEQEVIEQLQEFYRPFNIKFYETVGQDFKWD, from the exons ATGGCACATAGGTTCCTCTCATCTACGAACAGATTCAGCGCCAGATTCGCCTTCATATTCACCGTGTCACTGTCCTGCACCTATCTATGCTATAGTATTCTTTTTTGTCGCAGCACAATCATGACAAACCAGGGTTATGAGGGGAAAAGATGCCCGCCGAGCAAGAACGCAGGAGGGAAGAAACTTCTTGGAAAACTGGACAATTGCGCTTCGCTGGAAGTCAGGTCCGCTCTGGATGGCTCTGCTGCCCAGCGAGGATCAAGTGATCCCCGCGACCAAAGTAAAGCCCCTGCCTCGACTGGGAGCCACTGGGCTGACATGAAGTTGAGAAACATGAGTGTCGCGCAGAAATATGGGAATAAGAAGCTGCCTAATGCGCTAATAGTGGGTGTAAAGAAAGGAGGCACCAGGGCGGTGCTGGAGTTCATCCGGATACATCCAGATGTGCGCGCTCTCGGAACGGAGCCGCACTTTTTCGACAGAAACTATGACAGAGGGCTTGACTGGTACAG GGGATTAATGCCACGAACGCTCGACAGCCAGATCACATTAGAGAAGACTCCCAGCTACTTTGTCACCAGAGAGGCACCCAGACGGATCTCCAGCATGTCCCACAAGACCAAGCTGATTGTTGTGGTGCGTAACCCGGTCACAAGAGCAATCTCCGACTACACACAGACTCTTTCCAAGAAGCCCGACATCCCTACGTTTGAAGAGCTGGCCTTTAAGAACAAAAGCCTGGGCCTCGTCGACTCTTCCTGGAACGCCATTCGGATCGGGATGTATATTCTGCACCTGGAGAACTGGCTGCAGTACTTTCGCCTGTCGCAGATGCACTTTGTGAGCGGGGAGCGGCTGATCACGGATCCGGCAGGGGAAATGGGCCGCGTTCAGGACTTTTTGGGACTGAAACGAATAATCACGGACAAGCACTTCTACTTTAATCGAACCAAAGGCTTCCCCTGTCTGAAGAAGCCGGAGAGCAGCAGCCAGCCGCGCTGCCTCGGCAAATCCAAGGGCAGAACTCACGTACAGATCGAACAGGAGGTCATAGAGCAGCTGCAGGAGTTTTATAGGCCATTTAATATCAAATTCTATGAAACCGTTGGACAAGACTTTAAGTGGGATTGA